Genomic segment of Deltaproteobacteria bacterium:
GGTACGATGCCGTTCAGGTTGGTTTTGAAGAGGTGCCTGAAAAGAAAACGGCCCGGTTGGGAAAACCGCGGGTGGGTCATTTCAAAAAGAACAACCTGAAGGCCCATCGGGTTCTTAAAGAGTTCCGGACAACCGCTGAACCCTACCTCATCGGCCAGGTCCTGACGGTCGGTCATTTTAAGGTTGGGGATGCGGTTGATGTCATCGGGGTTAGCAAGGGGAAGGGGTTCCAGGGGGTCATTAAAAGGCATGGCAAGCACGGTGGACCGGCTTCCCACGGTTCAACCCTCCACCGTTCGACAGGGTCCATCGGTCAAAGGACCTCTCCTGGAGAGGTTTTTAAAAACATGAAACTGCCGGGGCATATGGGGGACGATCAGGTAACGGTCCGCAATCTCAAGGTGGTTCAACTCCGCCCCGAAGAAAATCTCCTCTTCGTCAGGGGAGCCGTCCCAGGGGCCAACAAAGGGTTATTGGTCGTCAAGAATAGGGCGGCTGATTTTGAAAAGAGACTGGTTATTGAGAAAAAAGAGGAGAGCAAGGATGTTTCACCCAAGAGCGATTCGCTCAAGGGTGATTCACCCAAGGCCTAAAAATGTCGAACCCGGTTTATAATCTGCAGAAAAAGAAAGTGGGTGAGCTGGAGCTCCTTTCTGCTGTCTTTGACAAGCCGCTCAAATCGGTCCTGCATCAGGTGATTCTCGGCTATCAGACAAATCAACGACAGGGGACCTCTTCGGTCCTGACACGGCACTTTGTGACCGGAAGTACACGAAAGATTTATCGGCAAAAGGGGACCGGACAGGCACGGCATGGGGATATCAAGGCGCCGATCTTTGTGGGAGGGGGGAACGCCTTTGGGCCTCACCCGCGCGATTGGTCTTCCCCGATACCAGTTAAACTGCGGCATGAGGCACTCCGTGAGGCCCTTTCGCTGAAGAAAAAACAGGAGCAATTAATGATTGTCGATAAGTTTGAACTTTCAAAGGTCAAGACCAAAGAGGCCTTTAAGACCCTCAAAGGGCTTGGGCTAGACAACGCCCTGGTTGTCCTCGATGAGGTGACGCCGG
This window contains:
- the rplC gene encoding 50S ribosomal protein L3 encodes the protein MMGLLGKKLGMTQIFDTQGNEIPVTVIQAGPCVVTQKKLTAKEGYDAVQVGFEEVPEKKTARLGKPRVGHFKKNNLKAHRVLKEFRTTAEPYLIGQVLTVGHFKVGDAVDVIGVSKGKGFQGVIKRHGKHGGPASHGSTLHRSTGSIGQRTSPGEVFKNMKLPGHMGDDQVTVRNLKVVQLRPEENLLFVRGAVPGANKGLLVVKNRAADFEKRLVIEKKEESKDVSPKSDSLKGDSPKA
- the rplD gene encoding 50S ribosomal protein L4, with protein sequence MSNPVYNLQKKKVGELELLSAVFDKPLKSVLHQVILGYQTNQRQGTSSVLTRHFVTGSTRKIYRQKGTGQARHGDIKAPIFVGGGNAFGPHPRDWSSPIPVKLRHEALREALSLKKKQEQLMIVDKFELSKVKTKEAFKTLKGLGLDNALVVLDEVTPEAVKSVRNLAHFKVCRSTDLNALEVMRYDNLLMTVGAVGKVQKWLS